The following proteins are co-located in the Theropithecus gelada isolate Dixy chromosome 19, Tgel_1.0, whole genome shotgun sequence genome:
- the LOC112613533 gene encoding PWWP domain-containing protein MUM1 isoform X2, with protein sequence MVSASQSEVPAAPLEELAYRRSLRVALDVLSEGPIWSQESSAGTGRADQSLREKPTEHVSSPCDSNFSSLPRGDVLGSSGPHRRRQCVQQSLSGSFTCEKDPEYKADHKKGLRKSENPRGLSVLSAGGGAQDESGSRIHRKNWTLASKRGRNSVQKSSLCRNGSSLSEGDAERDMGSKGGSWAAPSSPSGVREDDPCANAEGRDPGLPLGSLTVPPAPEPSACSEPRERPAKKRLRLDGSQRPPAAQLEPRAAGDAPAPGPGPRESMTLRSTTRLGPPPSHASVDETRRPPCPDSQKLEEDCQSSEASMGPNSVRSVLEEDEEDEEPPRVLLYHEPRSFEVGMLVWLKYKKYPFWPAVVKSVRQRDKKASVVYIEGHMNPKRKGFTVSLKSLKHFDCKEKQTLLNQARVDYDQAIGWCVSLITDYRVRLGCGSFAGSFLEYYAADISCPVRKSIQQDLLGTRFPQLSRGSPEEPVVGSPLGQRQPCRKVLPDRSRAARDRANQKLVEYIVKAKGAESHLRAILKSRKPSRWLQTFLSSSQYVTCVETYLEDEGQLDLVVKYLQGVYQEVGAKVLRRTNGDRIRFILDVLLPEAIICAISAVDEVDYKTAEEKYIKGPSLSYREKEIFDNQLLEERKRRRW encoded by the exons ATGGTCAGTG CCTCGCAGAGTGAGGTTCCTGCGGCACCCCTGGAAGAACTGGCCTACAGACGGTCACTTCGCGTGGCTCTGGATGTTCTGAGTGAGGGGCCCATTTGGAGTCAAGAAAGCTCCGCAGGGACAGGCAGAGCCGACCAGTCTCTGCGAGAGAAGCCCACGGAACACGTTTCCTCGCCCTGTGATTCCAACTTCTCATCTCTTCCCCGTGGAGATGTGTTGGGCAGTTCCGGACCTCACAGGAGGAGGCAATGCGTGCAACAAAGCCTGTCAGGTTCGTTCACTTGTGAAAAGGACCCCGAGTACAAAGCGGACCACAAGAAGGGGCTCAGGAAAAGTGAAAACCCAAGAGGCCTGTCGGTCCTCTCAGCTGGAGGTGGTGCTCAGGATGAGAGCGGGTCCAGAATCCACCGCAAAAATTGGACTCTTGCAAGTAAGAGGGGAAGAAACTCAGTGCAGAAGTCTAGCTTGTGCCGGAATGGATCTTCCCTTTCAGAGGGCGATGCGGAGAGAGACATGGGGAGCAAGGGAGGCAGCTGGGCAGCCCCGTCCTCGCCCTCCGGGGTCAGGGAGGACGATCCCTGTGCCAACGCTGAGGGACGCGACCCCGGTCTGCCTTTGGGCAGCCTCACTGTGCCCCCAGCCCCTGAGCCCTCTGCCTGCTCAGAGCCCAGAGAACGCCCTGCGAAGAAGAGGCTGCGCCTGGATGGCAGCCAGAGGCCGCCTGCCGCACAGCTGGAGCCCAGGGCAGCAGGAGACGCACCAGCCCCTGGGCCGGGGCCCAGAGAGTCTATGACCCTGCGCAGCACCACCAGGCTCGGCCCGCCTCCCTCCCACGCCTCTGTGGATGAAACCAGACGTCCTCCTTGCCCGGATTCCCAGAAGCTGGAGGAAG ACTGCCAGTCTTCCGAAGCGTCCATGGGGCCTAATTCCGTGCGTTCTGTCCTGGAGGAAGACGAGGAAGACGAGGAGCCACCAAGAGTCCTTTTATACCATG aACCACGTTCGTTTGAAGTAGGAATGCTAGTCtggcttaaatataaaaaatacccCTTCTGGCCAGCAGTG GTCAAAAGCGTCAGGCAGAGAGATAAGAAAGCAAGTGTGGTCTACATCGAAGGACACATGAACCCGAAAAGGAAAGG TTTCACAGTGTCTCTTAAAAGTTTAAAGCACTTTGATTGTAAAGAGAAACAGACACTTCTG AACCAAGCCAGGGTGGACTACGACCAGGCCATTGGTTGGTGCGTCTCCCTCATCACTGACTACAGGGTCCGGTTAG GCTGCGGGTCTTTTGCTGGCTCTTTCCTGGAATATTACGCGGCTGATATAA GCTGTCCTGTCCGAAAATCCATCCAGCAGGACCTCCTGGGGACCAGGTTTCCTCAACTGAGCAGGGGGAGCCCTGAGGAGCCTGTGGTGGGGAGCCCCCTGGGGCAGAGGCAGCCCTGCCGGAAAGTGCTCCCCGACCGCTCGCGGGCCGCCCGGGACCGGGCCAACCAGAAGCTGGTGGAGTACATCGTGAAGGCCAAGGGCGCGGAGAGCCACCTGCGGGCCATCCTGAAGAGCAGGAAGCCGTCTCGCTGGCTGCAGACCTTCCTGAGCTCCAGCCAGTACGTGACCTGCGTGGAGACCTACCTGGAGGACGAGGGGCAGCTGGACCTGGTGGTGAAGTACTTGCAGGGCGTCTACCAGGAGGTGGGCGCCAAGGTGCTCCGGCGCACCAACGGTGACCGGATCCGGTTCATTCTGGACGTGCTTCTGCCCGAG GCTATCATCTGTGCGATCTCTGCAGTGGACGAGGTGGACTACAAGACAGCCGAGGAGAAGTACATCAAGGGGCCTTCGCTGAGCTACCG
- the LOC112613533 gene encoding PWWP domain-containing protein MUM1 isoform X1, with translation MMADAKYVLCRWEKRLWPAKVLSRTETSTKNKRKKEYFLDVQILSLEEKIKVKSTEVEILEKSQIEAIASSLASQSEVPAAPLEELAYRRSLRVALDVLSEGPIWSQESSAGTGRADQSLREKPTEHVSSPCDSNFSSLPRGDVLGSSGPHRRRQCVQQSLSGSFTCEKDPEYKADHKKGLRKSENPRGLSVLSAGGGAQDESGSRIHRKNWTLASKRGRNSVQKSSLCRNGSSLSEGDAERDMGSKGGSWAAPSSPSGVREDDPCANAEGRDPGLPLGSLTVPPAPEPSACSEPRERPAKKRLRLDGSQRPPAAQLEPRAAGDAPAPGPGPRESMTLRSTTRLGPPPSHASVDETRRPPCPDSQKLEEDCQSSEASMGPNSVRSVLEEDEEDEEPPRVLLYHEPRSFEVGMLVWLKYKKYPFWPAVVKSVRQRDKKASVVYIEGHMNPKRKGFTVSLKSLKHFDCKEKQTLLNQARVDYDQAIGWCVSLITDYRVRLGCGSFAGSFLEYYAADISCPVRKSIQQDLLGTRFPQLSRGSPEEPVVGSPLGQRQPCRKVLPDRSRAARDRANQKLVEYIVKAKGAESHLRAILKSRKPSRWLQTFLSSSQYVTCVETYLEDEGQLDLVVKYLQGVYQEVGAKVLRRTNGDRIRFILDVLLPEAIICAISAVDEVDYKTAEEKYIKGPSLSYREKEIFDNQLLEERKRRRW, from the exons ATGATGGCGGATGCCAAGTATGTCCTCTGCCGATGGGAAAAGCGGTTATGGCCTGCAAAG gttttgtcCCGAACTGAGACTTcaacaaaaaataagagaaaaaaggaatattttctaGATGTTCAAATCCTCTCCCTAGAGGAAAA AATTAAGGTGAAAAGCACCGAAGTTGAGATCCTAGAGAAGTCTCAAATTGAAGCCATTGCCTCCTCGTTAG CCTCGCAGAGTGAGGTTCCTGCGGCACCCCTGGAAGAACTGGCCTACAGACGGTCACTTCGCGTGGCTCTGGATGTTCTGAGTGAGGGGCCCATTTGGAGTCAAGAAAGCTCCGCAGGGACAGGCAGAGCCGACCAGTCTCTGCGAGAGAAGCCCACGGAACACGTTTCCTCGCCCTGTGATTCCAACTTCTCATCTCTTCCCCGTGGAGATGTGTTGGGCAGTTCCGGACCTCACAGGAGGAGGCAATGCGTGCAACAAAGCCTGTCAGGTTCGTTCACTTGTGAAAAGGACCCCGAGTACAAAGCGGACCACAAGAAGGGGCTCAGGAAAAGTGAAAACCCAAGAGGCCTGTCGGTCCTCTCAGCTGGAGGTGGTGCTCAGGATGAGAGCGGGTCCAGAATCCACCGCAAAAATTGGACTCTTGCAAGTAAGAGGGGAAGAAACTCAGTGCAGAAGTCTAGCTTGTGCCGGAATGGATCTTCCCTTTCAGAGGGCGATGCGGAGAGAGACATGGGGAGCAAGGGAGGCAGCTGGGCAGCCCCGTCCTCGCCCTCCGGGGTCAGGGAGGACGATCCCTGTGCCAACGCTGAGGGACGCGACCCCGGTCTGCCTTTGGGCAGCCTCACTGTGCCCCCAGCCCCTGAGCCCTCTGCCTGCTCAGAGCCCAGAGAACGCCCTGCGAAGAAGAGGCTGCGCCTGGATGGCAGCCAGAGGCCGCCTGCCGCACAGCTGGAGCCCAGGGCAGCAGGAGACGCACCAGCCCCTGGGCCGGGGCCCAGAGAGTCTATGACCCTGCGCAGCACCACCAGGCTCGGCCCGCCTCCCTCCCACGCCTCTGTGGATGAAACCAGACGTCCTCCTTGCCCGGATTCCCAGAAGCTGGAGGAAG ACTGCCAGTCTTCCGAAGCGTCCATGGGGCCTAATTCCGTGCGTTCTGTCCTGGAGGAAGACGAGGAAGACGAGGAGCCACCAAGAGTCCTTTTATACCATG aACCACGTTCGTTTGAAGTAGGAATGCTAGTCtggcttaaatataaaaaatacccCTTCTGGCCAGCAGTG GTCAAAAGCGTCAGGCAGAGAGATAAGAAAGCAAGTGTGGTCTACATCGAAGGACACATGAACCCGAAAAGGAAAGG TTTCACAGTGTCTCTTAAAAGTTTAAAGCACTTTGATTGTAAAGAGAAACAGACACTTCTG AACCAAGCCAGGGTGGACTACGACCAGGCCATTGGTTGGTGCGTCTCCCTCATCACTGACTACAGGGTCCGGTTAG GCTGCGGGTCTTTTGCTGGCTCTTTCCTGGAATATTACGCGGCTGATATAA GCTGTCCTGTCCGAAAATCCATCCAGCAGGACCTCCTGGGGACCAGGTTTCCTCAACTGAGCAGGGGGAGCCCTGAGGAGCCTGTGGTGGGGAGCCCCCTGGGGCAGAGGCAGCCCTGCCGGAAAGTGCTCCCCGACCGCTCGCGGGCCGCCCGGGACCGGGCCAACCAGAAGCTGGTGGAGTACATCGTGAAGGCCAAGGGCGCGGAGAGCCACCTGCGGGCCATCCTGAAGAGCAGGAAGCCGTCTCGCTGGCTGCAGACCTTCCTGAGCTCCAGCCAGTACGTGACCTGCGTGGAGACCTACCTGGAGGACGAGGGGCAGCTGGACCTGGTGGTGAAGTACTTGCAGGGCGTCTACCAGGAGGTGGGCGCCAAGGTGCTCCGGCGCACCAACGGTGACCGGATCCGGTTCATTCTGGACGTGCTTCTGCCCGAG GCTATCATCTGTGCGATCTCTGCAGTGGACGAGGTGGACTACAAGACAGCCGAGGAGAAGTACATCAAGGGGCCTTCGCTGAGCTACCG